One stretch of Methylococcus capsulatus DNA includes these proteins:
- a CDS encoding XRE family transcriptional regulator, giving the protein MNPNAIQSSGENLTSVGVRVRHYRERLGMSQDELAGRVGAAQQTIQSLESGKIRKSTFLPLIAKELGIDIDTLLFGNEHSRIVNAARPLSMASARRVPLFSPRDCELVQAYLKDQSVQSSTGKWVAMDYSLPFAESGPRLFALKLELSDEAFQPEFRPGDQLVVDPDAPLQPSDPVIVFRPGAERLNLNRYRVLSQSGDEIDYELISIHPDFPSFAGTELKSLEILGVVIQMRRPVSSRVRLAVLEAQTR; this is encoded by the coding sequence ATGAATCCCAACGCCATTCAATCATCGGGAGAAAATTTGACTTCGGTAGGCGTGCGTGTCCGGCATTACCGCGAACGTCTGGGCATGAGCCAGGATGAGCTGGCAGGACGGGTTGGCGCGGCACAGCAAACCATTCAAAGCCTAGAATCGGGCAAAATCAGGAAAAGCACCTTTCTGCCGCTTATCGCCAAGGAATTGGGAATCGATATCGATACGCTGCTGTTCGGAAATGAACATTCCCGCATCGTGAATGCCGCACGGCCTCTGTCAATGGCGAGCGCTCGTCGCGTCCCGCTGTTTTCTCCGCGGGACTGCGAACTCGTACAGGCTTACCTCAAGGATCAGTCGGTGCAATCATCGACAGGCAAATGGGTGGCCATGGACTATTCGCTGCCATTCGCGGAATCCGGTCCACGTCTGTTCGCCCTCAAGCTGGAGCTGAGCGACGAAGCGTTCCAGCCCGAGTTTCGTCCCGGAGATCAATTGGTTGTCGACCCGGATGCACCGCTTCAGCCCAGCGATCCGGTGATCGTTTTCCGACCGGGTGCCGAGCGACTCAACCTGAACAGATACCGCGTCCTATCACAATCCGGGGACGAGATCGACTATGAACTCATCTCGATACATCCCGATTTTCCCAGCTTTGCGGGCACCGAACTGAAATCGCTCGAGATCCTTGGCGTGGTCATCCAGATGCGCCGTCCAGTTTCGAGCCGCGTTCGGCTAGCCGTTCTGGAAGCACAGACCCGCTGA
- a CDS encoding copper chaperone PCu(A)C has product MTKVHIFCAALAWFTLPGHACEGLEVSAARVMESPPGASVLAGFATLRNGGDAPLVIRRADSPDFSAVEFHSLVQRDGLIRMTMDGSLTVPPHGLLVIESGKRHLMLIKPARDFHEGDWITVRLFCTSGMLEVKIPVEKSG; this is encoded by the coding sequence ATGACGAAAGTGCATATTTTCTGCGCAGCCTTGGCTTGGTTCACTCTGCCGGGCCATGCCTGCGAAGGACTGGAGGTTTCAGCGGCCAGAGTGATGGAATCCCCGCCCGGTGCGAGCGTTCTCGCAGGGTTTGCGACGCTGCGCAACGGTGGGGATGCGCCCCTCGTCATCCGCCGCGCCGACAGCCCGGATTTCTCGGCGGTGGAATTCCATTCGCTGGTGCAGCGGGACGGGTTGATCCGGATGACGATGGACGGTTCGCTGACCGTGCCGCCGCATGGTCTGCTCGTCATCGAGTCGGGCAAGCGCCATCTGATGTTGATCAAGCCTGCCAGAGATTTTCACGAAGGCGACTGGATCACCGTTCGCCTGTTCTGTACGAGCGGGATGCTGGAAGTGAAGATACCGGTCGAGAAGAGCGGCTGA
- a CDS encoding RNA recognition motif domain-containing protein, with protein sequence MLTLFVHGLPPSTTDADLRELFGGYGKVFDLKVSRDLFTGQARGVATVDMEGHEARAAISGLDGQDFEGRTIYVALDKGRKTGRGRR encoded by the coding sequence ATGTTGACGCTTTTCGTGCATGGCTTACCCCCTTCAACGACCGATGCCGACCTGCGAGAATTGTTTGGCGGCTATGGCAAAGTCTTCGACTTGAAGGTGAGTAGAGATTTATTTACAGGACAGGCGCGAGGCGTCGCAACGGTGGACATGGAAGGTCATGAGGCCCGCGCGGCGATTTCAGGGCTGGACGGTCAAGATTTCGAAGGGAGGACGATTTACGTCGCTCTGGACAAAGGCCGCAAGACCGGACGTGGCCGGCGCTGA
- a CDS encoding ferritin-like domain-containing protein — MLSTRSVFQEIRRDPRAFQLLISIAAKGETQGGWENERIAALTPDPELARKVRRHGADETKHGLMFGKLLRKVGLDQVPVPADADYCMMLESRGIGLSHRRLSRDEPLGPEEILQYLVHSKVTEERASDEVNRLLRVFGDDPELAPSLRVIAEDEINHLSYAHEELLRLSGQGYGGRIAQMLKVYALAEIRVYRDVGLAFVRHMAALLGWSGPKQWLLELGVSAAYVLERAFAWRRLAALKPPLRRDAMGN, encoded by the coding sequence ATGCTTTCGACACGCAGCGTTTTTCAGGAGATACGGCGCGATCCCCGGGCGTTCCAGCTTCTGATAAGCATCGCCGCCAAGGGCGAAACCCAGGGCGGCTGGGAGAACGAACGGATCGCGGCGCTGACGCCGGACCCGGAGCTGGCGCGCAAGGTCAGGCGGCACGGCGCCGACGAAACCAAGCATGGCCTGATGTTTGGCAAGCTGCTCCGCAAGGTCGGGCTGGACCAAGTGCCCGTGCCGGCGGATGCCGATTACTGCATGATGCTGGAAAGCCGCGGTATCGGGCTGTCGCACCGGCGTCTGAGCCGGGACGAGCCGCTCGGTCCGGAGGAAATCCTGCAGTACCTGGTGCACAGCAAAGTGACCGAGGAGCGCGCCTCCGATGAGGTCAACCGACTGCTGCGGGTGTTCGGGGACGATCCGGAACTGGCGCCGAGCCTGCGGGTCATCGCGGAGGATGAAATCAATCATCTTTCCTATGCCCACGAGGAGCTGCTCCGGCTCAGCGGTCAGGGTTATGGAGGCCGCATCGCGCAAATGCTGAAGGTCTATGCGCTGGCCGAGATCCGTGTTTACCGTGACGTCGGCCTGGCGTTCGTCCGCCACATGGCGGCGCTCCTGGGTTGGAGCGGCCCTAAGCAATGGCTGCTGGAGCTGGGCGTTTCGGCGGCCTATGTCCTGGAACGGGCCTTTGCCTGGCGGCGGCTGGCGGCGCTCAAGCCACCGCTGCGCCGCGATGCCATGGGGAATTGA
- a CDS encoding SCO family protein, whose protein sequence is MRQVRRALGRFVVITMIAAAALPLGMLAWREQAERAAALVSGTLLPQPRPVADFVLTGDDGRPFTRADLAGRWTVVFVGYTHCPDVCPATLSRLKAAKARLGAEGERLAVLFVSVDPERDTPDHLARYVRHFDQDFRAVTGPVDVLMALGRELGFVFVKNLGAEGEGYGIDHSAELMLLDPRVRLVGYLIPPFRIEALAADFETILRKRVAP, encoded by the coding sequence ATGCGGCAGGTAAGGAGGGCGCTAGGGCGGTTCGTGGTGATCACAATGATTGCGGCGGCCGCGCTGCCTCTGGGCATGCTAGCATGGCGGGAGCAGGCGGAGCGCGCCGCGGCGCTGGTATCCGGCACGCTGCTGCCGCAGCCGCGCCCCGTCGCCGATTTCGTATTGACCGGTGACGACGGCAGACCATTCACGCGGGCCGATCTGGCCGGCCGCTGGACTGTCGTCTTCGTCGGCTATACCCACTGCCCCGATGTCTGCCCCGCCACACTGTCCCGGCTCAAGGCCGCCAAGGCCAGACTCGGTGCAGAGGGCGAGCGGCTGGCGGTGCTCTTCGTGTCGGTCGATCCCGAGCGCGATACGCCGGACCATCTGGCGCGCTACGTACGTCATTTCGACCAGGATTTCCGGGCGGTGACCGGCCCGGTGGATGTGCTGATGGCGTTGGGGCGCGAGCTCGGCTTCGTGTTCGTCAAGAATCTCGGCGCGGAAGGCGAGGGCTATGGCATCGATCATTCCGCCGAGCTGATGTTGCTCGATCCGAGGGTCCGTCTGGTTGGCTACCTGATCCCACCTTTCCGGATCGAAGCTCTGGCTGCAGATTTCGAGACGATACTCAGGAAACGGGTTGCTCCATGA